A genomic window from Gossypium hirsutum isolate 1008001.06 chromosome D12, Gossypium_hirsutum_v2.1, whole genome shotgun sequence includes:
- the LOC107946565 gene encoding uncharacterized protein isoform X1, with product MMGTDVKESPSACVFPSNPLCRTSHAPEQARSFTSGNNRSLEDDECFLVPNIVEVDVDEDEPKAKRWNHTENENKGVIGSASKTTRGNRAANQIRSKVLDDGYRWRKWGQKMVKGNPYPRLYYRCLSTCCLAKKYVERDSQDTSFFVTTYHGLHNHDEWNSRGLSKLHSQPCIDHRANNVKDAAEAAKSICPTKEYGDVFQASIQDEGAHPGIPEASIQDESQRSAGVEPQPSALEIIVSESTESTPLPLTGSPLSGDFDRDFKEQDQFNLDASKKSETQQVQVRPGSALTPDDSFCWRISEQKYVIGEKYPRSFFRCTHRHIQGCLATKTVQRLDDDPTIFEITYHRKHTCNLASNVMPPTAPSRNQEQGTRIEPQQQYNQLPEENQKQQSQDLLVLPSTPGQCVEQSLNQKSNSGNDQQTISQEDNNSTIVCQASSPSPSDSSSMRSQLSAAALSTAQLQAQRFEDPSKQNQLYKKHYPPMLGDEVWRLDMIGKNGIIHKRLASEGINTVQDFLKMSVVSPGELRRILGPRMSDRMWDNATKHARTCAMGNKYYVFRGSNYRILLNPICQLMGAEVNGSIYPTHSLSNIDTVYLEKLVRQAYVNWSSLEEIEGISNEIIGPLTQDIMAQRTAANVINTIPSNLPAMPPSGPWLPELPDHPVLMDNSNVLSSPTTGECVVQSLNQKNNSGNDQQTISQEDDNSIIVYHAPPPSHSNSSAMIFELSATTLPIAQVQAQSFEELAERNQSKGNLQFQACCYEQDSDLTKSGKAADASTWKCYGTKGLIGNRRKSFYRCAHPGCQAKKSVERSLDGKSFIVLSRASHNHPKSLPTRTSLSAFSHIRASNHLTLKIPDKSSVTYEGGQMDMDGLVFFVRSVEDETGLQNLMDKKSDQPSDRHKVVVGLGVRKAKTSFRKRAKTTVFKLSSDTNFREMVQSFTGKHTTEVQEEKVTRGIPRKRAWDANLKEISGNDIHCVRENVADGTSQPDVIQADHPIIRCIPR from the exons ATGATGGGGACAGATGTGAAAGAATCTCCGTCGGCATGTGTATTTCCATCCAATCCTTTATGTAGGACTTCCCAT GCACCAGAACAAGCAAGGAGCTTTACATCAGGGAATAACAGGAGTCTAGAAGATGATGAATGTTTTCTGGTTCCAAATATTGTTGAAGTAGACGTAGATGAAGATGAACCTAAGGCCAAAAGATG GAACCATACTGAGAATGAAAACAAGGGTGTCATAGGTTCTGCAAGCAAAACCACGCGAGGGAATAGAGCTGCAAATCAAATCAGAAGCAAGGTACTGGATGATGGTTATAGATGGAGGAAATGGGGGCAGAAAATGGTCAAGGGTAATCCCTATCCAAG GTTATACTACCGGTGTCTGTCAACTTGTTGTCTAGCGAAGAAATATGTTGAGCGAGACTCCCAAGATACAAGCTTTTTTGTCACCACCTACCATGGGCTGCATAACCATGATGAGTGGAATTCCAGGGGGTTGTCTAAGTTGCACTCTCAACCTTGTATTGATCATAGGGCCAATAACGTGAAAGATGCTGCTGAGGCAGCTAAGAGTATCTGCCCTACAAAAG AATATGGAGATGTATTTCAAGCTTCAATACAAGATGAAGGAGCACACCCAG GTATTCCTGAAGCTTCAATACAAGATGAATCCCAACGATCAG CAGGAGTTGAGCCACAACCCTCTGCACTGGAAATCATAGTGTCGGAGTCAACAGAGTCAACCCCGCTTCCTCTTACTGGAAGCCCCTTGAGTGGAGACTTTGATCGTGATTTCAAAGAACAGGATCAGTTCAATTTAGATGCCTCCAAGAAAAG CGAAACTCAACAAGTCCAAGTGAGGCCTGGTTCAGCCTTGACTCCTGATGATAGCTTCTGTTGGAGAATATCTGAACAAAAATATGTCATCGGAGAAAAATATCCAAG AAGCTTCTTCCGGTGTACCCACAGACACATCCAAGGTTGTTTAGCGACAAAGACAGTACAAAGATTAGATGATGACCCAACAATCTTTGAGATTACTTACCATAGAAAGCACACTTGTAATCTAGCCTCCAATGTCATGCCTCCCACAGCACCTTCAAGAAATCAAGAACAAGGAACCAGAATAGAGCCACAGCAGCAGTATAACCAGCTACCAGAAGAAAACCAGAAACAACAATCGCAAGATTTACTG GTTTTGCCATCAACACCTGGACAATGTGTAGAGCAGTCTTTGAATCAGAAAAGCAATTCAGGCAATGACCAGCAAACTATCAGTCAGGAAGACAATAATTCCACCATTGTCTGTCAGGCATCCTCACCTAGCCCCTCTGATTCTTCATCAATGAGATCTCAACTTTCTGCAGCAGCACTTTCAACT GCACAATTACAAGCACAGAGATTTGAAGATCCTTCCAAACAAAATCAAT TATACAAGAAACATTATCCGCCAATGTTGGGAGATGAAGTTTGGCGTCTAGACATGATTGGTAAAAATGGAATTATTCATAAAAGGCTAGCCTCTGAAGGCATTAACACAGTGCAAGACTTCTTGAAAATGTCGGTAGTCAGCCCTGGTGAGCTTAGAAGG ATTTTAGGCCCTAGAATGTCTGACAGAATGTGGGATAATGCAACCAAACACGCCAGAACTTGTGCTATGGGAAACAAATATTATGTTTTTCGAGGCTCAAATTACAGAATCTTGTTAAATCCCATTTGCCAACTAATGGGAGCAGAGGTTAATGGCAGTATATATCCTACTCACAGCCTGAGTAACATTGACACA GTATATCTTGAAAAGTTGGTGAGACAAGCATATGTAAATTGGTCTTCCTTGGAAGAGATAGAAGGAATTTCCAATGAAATTATTGGCCCTCTAACGCAAG ATATCATGGCACAAAGGACGGCGGCAAATGTGATTAATACAATTCCATCTAATTTGCCTGCTATGCCTCCTTCTGGTCCTTGGTTACCTGAGCTTCCAGATCACCCTGTTTTGATGGACAACTCCAAT GTTTTGTCATCTCCAACAACAGGAGAATGTGTGGTGCAGTCTTTGAATCAGAAAAACAATTCAGGCAATGACCAGCAAACTATCAGTCAGGAAGACGATAATTCCATCATAGTCTATCATGCGCCCCCACCTAGCCACTCTAATTCTTCAGCAATGATATTTGAACTTTCTGCGACCACACTTCCAATT GCGCAAGTACAAGCACAGAGTTTTGAAGAACTTGCCGAACGGAATCAAAGCAAGGGGAATTTACAATTTCAAGCATGTTGCTACGAACAGGACTCTGATTTAACTAAGAGTGGAAAAGCAGCTGATGCATCAACTTGGAAGTGTTATGGCACCAAAGGATTGATtggaaatagaagaaaaagtttTTACAGGTGTGCACACCCTGGTTGCCAAGCTAAGAAGTCAGTTGAGAGGTCACTAGATGGGAAGAGCTTCATAGTGCTTTCTAGAGCTTCGCATAACCATCCCAAGTCACTACCTACTAGAACATCACTATCTGCGTTTTCTCACATTCGGGCTTCCAATCATCTTACCCTCAAAATCCCGGATAAGTCCTCTGTCACATATGAAGGTGGACAAATGGATATGGATGGATTGGTGTTTTTTGTGAGATCAGTGGAGGATGAAACAGGACTTCAAAATTTAATGGATAAAAAATCTGATCAGCCTTCTGATAGACATAAAGTAGTCGTTGGTTTAGGTGTTCGTAAGGCCAAAACAAG TTTTAGGAAACGTGCAAAAACAACCGTATTCAAGTTATCAAGCGATACTAATTTCAGGGAGATGGTGCAAAGTTTCACTGGAAAGCATACGACTGAAGTACAGGAAGAAAAAGTAACGAGAGGAATCCCTAGGAAGAGAGCATGGGATGCAAACCTGAAAGAAATCAGTGGCAATGATATCCATTGTGTAAGGGAGAATGTAGCTGATGGGACGAGTCAACCGGATGTCATACAAGCTGATCATCCAATCATACGCTGCATTCCCAGATGA
- the LOC107946565 gene encoding uncharacterized protein isoform X4, producing the protein MMGTDVKESPSACVFPSNPLCRTSHAPEQARSFTSGNNRSLEDDECFLVPNIVEVDVDEDEPKAKRWNHTENENKGVIGSASKTTRGNRAANQIRSKVLDDGYRWRKWGQKMVKGNPYPRLYYRCLSTCCLAKKYVERDSQDTSFFVTTYHGLHNHDEWNSRGLSKLHSQPCIDHRANNVKDAAEAAKSICPTKEYGDVFQASIQDEGAHPGIPEASIQDESQRSAGVEPQPSALEIIVSESTESTPLPLTGSPLSGDFDRDFKEQDQFNLDASKKSETQQVQVRPGSALTPDDSFCWRISEQKYVIGEKYPRSFFRCTHRHIQGCLATKTVQRLDDDPTIFEITYHRKHTCNLASNVMPPTAPSRNQEQGTRIEPQQQYNQLPEENQKQQSQDLLVLPSTPGQCVEQSLNQKSNSGNDQQTISQEDNNSTIVCQASSPSPSDSSSMRSQLSAAALSTAQLQAQRFEDPSKQNQLYKKHYPPMLGDEVWRLDMIGKNGIIHKRLASEGINTVQDFLKMSVVSPGELRRILGPRMSDRMWDNATKHARTCAMGNKYYVFRGSNYRILLNPICQLMGAEVNGSIYPTHSLSNIDTVYLEKLVRQAYVNWSSLEEIEGISNEIIGPLTQDIMAQRTAANVINTIPSNLPAMPPSGPWLPELPDHPVLMDNSNVLSSPTTGECVVQSLNQKNNSGNDQQTISQEDDNSIIVYHAPPPSHSNSSAMIFELSATTLPIAQVQAQSFEELAERNQSKGNLQFQACCYEQDSDLTKSGKAADASTWKCYGTKGLIGNRRKSFYRCAHPGCQAKKSVERSLDGKSFIVLSRASHNHPKSLPTRTSLSAFSHIRASNHLTLKIPDKSSVTYEGGQMDMDGLVFFVRSVEDETGLQNLMDKKSDQPSDRHKVVVGLGVRKAKTREMVQSFTGKHTTEVQEEKVTRGIPRKRAWDANLKEISGNDIHCVRENVADGTSQPDVIQADHPIIRCIPR; encoded by the exons ATGATGGGGACAGATGTGAAAGAATCTCCGTCGGCATGTGTATTTCCATCCAATCCTTTATGTAGGACTTCCCAT GCACCAGAACAAGCAAGGAGCTTTACATCAGGGAATAACAGGAGTCTAGAAGATGATGAATGTTTTCTGGTTCCAAATATTGTTGAAGTAGACGTAGATGAAGATGAACCTAAGGCCAAAAGATG GAACCATACTGAGAATGAAAACAAGGGTGTCATAGGTTCTGCAAGCAAAACCACGCGAGGGAATAGAGCTGCAAATCAAATCAGAAGCAAGGTACTGGATGATGGTTATAGATGGAGGAAATGGGGGCAGAAAATGGTCAAGGGTAATCCCTATCCAAG GTTATACTACCGGTGTCTGTCAACTTGTTGTCTAGCGAAGAAATATGTTGAGCGAGACTCCCAAGATACAAGCTTTTTTGTCACCACCTACCATGGGCTGCATAACCATGATGAGTGGAATTCCAGGGGGTTGTCTAAGTTGCACTCTCAACCTTGTATTGATCATAGGGCCAATAACGTGAAAGATGCTGCTGAGGCAGCTAAGAGTATCTGCCCTACAAAAG AATATGGAGATGTATTTCAAGCTTCAATACAAGATGAAGGAGCACACCCAG GTATTCCTGAAGCTTCAATACAAGATGAATCCCAACGATCAG CAGGAGTTGAGCCACAACCCTCTGCACTGGAAATCATAGTGTCGGAGTCAACAGAGTCAACCCCGCTTCCTCTTACTGGAAGCCCCTTGAGTGGAGACTTTGATCGTGATTTCAAAGAACAGGATCAGTTCAATTTAGATGCCTCCAAGAAAAG CGAAACTCAACAAGTCCAAGTGAGGCCTGGTTCAGCCTTGACTCCTGATGATAGCTTCTGTTGGAGAATATCTGAACAAAAATATGTCATCGGAGAAAAATATCCAAG AAGCTTCTTCCGGTGTACCCACAGACACATCCAAGGTTGTTTAGCGACAAAGACAGTACAAAGATTAGATGATGACCCAACAATCTTTGAGATTACTTACCATAGAAAGCACACTTGTAATCTAGCCTCCAATGTCATGCCTCCCACAGCACCTTCAAGAAATCAAGAACAAGGAACCAGAATAGAGCCACAGCAGCAGTATAACCAGCTACCAGAAGAAAACCAGAAACAACAATCGCAAGATTTACTG GTTTTGCCATCAACACCTGGACAATGTGTAGAGCAGTCTTTGAATCAGAAAAGCAATTCAGGCAATGACCAGCAAACTATCAGTCAGGAAGACAATAATTCCACCATTGTCTGTCAGGCATCCTCACCTAGCCCCTCTGATTCTTCATCAATGAGATCTCAACTTTCTGCAGCAGCACTTTCAACT GCACAATTACAAGCACAGAGATTTGAAGATCCTTCCAAACAAAATCAAT TATACAAGAAACATTATCCGCCAATGTTGGGAGATGAAGTTTGGCGTCTAGACATGATTGGTAAAAATGGAATTATTCATAAAAGGCTAGCCTCTGAAGGCATTAACACAGTGCAAGACTTCTTGAAAATGTCGGTAGTCAGCCCTGGTGAGCTTAGAAGG ATTTTAGGCCCTAGAATGTCTGACAGAATGTGGGATAATGCAACCAAACACGCCAGAACTTGTGCTATGGGAAACAAATATTATGTTTTTCGAGGCTCAAATTACAGAATCTTGTTAAATCCCATTTGCCAACTAATGGGAGCAGAGGTTAATGGCAGTATATATCCTACTCACAGCCTGAGTAACATTGACACA GTATATCTTGAAAAGTTGGTGAGACAAGCATATGTAAATTGGTCTTCCTTGGAAGAGATAGAAGGAATTTCCAATGAAATTATTGGCCCTCTAACGCAAG ATATCATGGCACAAAGGACGGCGGCAAATGTGATTAATACAATTCCATCTAATTTGCCTGCTATGCCTCCTTCTGGTCCTTGGTTACCTGAGCTTCCAGATCACCCTGTTTTGATGGACAACTCCAAT GTTTTGTCATCTCCAACAACAGGAGAATGTGTGGTGCAGTCTTTGAATCAGAAAAACAATTCAGGCAATGACCAGCAAACTATCAGTCAGGAAGACGATAATTCCATCATAGTCTATCATGCGCCCCCACCTAGCCACTCTAATTCTTCAGCAATGATATTTGAACTTTCTGCGACCACACTTCCAATT GCGCAAGTACAAGCACAGAGTTTTGAAGAACTTGCCGAACGGAATCAAAGCAAGGGGAATTTACAATTTCAAGCATGTTGCTACGAACAGGACTCTGATTTAACTAAGAGTGGAAAAGCAGCTGATGCATCAACTTGGAAGTGTTATGGCACCAAAGGATTGATtggaaatagaagaaaaagtttTTACAGGTGTGCACACCCTGGTTGCCAAGCTAAGAAGTCAGTTGAGAGGTCACTAGATGGGAAGAGCTTCATAGTGCTTTCTAGAGCTTCGCATAACCATCCCAAGTCACTACCTACTAGAACATCACTATCTGCGTTTTCTCACATTCGGGCTTCCAATCATCTTACCCTCAAAATCCCGGATAAGTCCTCTGTCACATATGAAGGTGGACAAATGGATATGGATGGATTGGTGTTTTTTGTGAGATCAGTGGAGGATGAAACAGGACTTCAAAATTTAATGGATAAAAAATCTGATCAGCCTTCTGATAGACATAAAGTAGTCGTTGGTTTAGGTGTTCGTAAGGCCAAAACAAG GGAGATGGTGCAAAGTTTCACTGGAAAGCATACGACTGAAGTACAGGAAGAAAAAGTAACGAGAGGAATCCCTAGGAAGAGAGCATGGGATGCAAACCTGAAAGAAATCAGTGGCAATGATATCCATTGTGTAAGGGAGAATGTAGCTGATGGGACGAGTCAACCGGATGTCATACAAGCTGATCATCCAATCATACGCTGCATTCCCAGATGA
- the LOC107946565 gene encoding uncharacterized protein isoform X3, whose amino-acid sequence MMGTDVKESPSACVFPSNPLCRTSHAPEQARSFTSGNNRSLEDDECFLVPNIVEVDVDEDEPKAKRWNHTENENKGVIGSASKTTRGNRAANQIRSKVLDDGYRWRKWGQKMVKGNPYPRLYYRCLSTCCLAKKYVERDSQDTSFFVTTYHGLHNHDEWNSRGLSKLHSQPCIDHRANNVKDAAEAAKSICPTKEYGDVFQASIQDEGAHPGIPEASIQDESQRSAGVEPQPSALEIIVSESTESTPLPLTGSPLSGDFDRDFKEQDQFNLDASKKSETQQVQVRPGSALTPDDSFCWRISEQKYVIGEKYPRSFFRCTHRHIQGCLATKTVQRLDDDPTIFEITYHRKHTCNLASNVMPPTAPSRNQEQGTRIEPQQQYNQLPEENQKQQSQDLLVLPSTPGQCVEQSLNQKSNSGNDQQTISQEDNNSTIVCQASSPSPSDSSSMRSQLSAAALSTRFEDPSKQNQLYKKHYPPMLGDEVWRLDMIGKNGIIHKRLASEGINTVQDFLKMSVVSPGELRRILGPRMSDRMWDNATKHARTCAMGNKYYVFRGSNYRILLNPICQLMGAEVNGSIYPTHSLSNIDTVYLEKLVRQAYVNWSSLEEIEGISNEIIGPLTQDIMAQRTAANVINTIPSNLPAMPPSGPWLPELPDHPVLMDNSNVLSSPTTGECVVQSLNQKNNSGNDQQTISQEDDNSIIVYHAPPPSHSNSSAMIFELSATTLPIAQVQAQSFEELAERNQSKGNLQFQACCYEQDSDLTKSGKAADASTWKCYGTKGLIGNRRKSFYRCAHPGCQAKKSVERSLDGKSFIVLSRASHNHPKSLPTRTSLSAFSHIRASNHLTLKIPDKSSVTYEGGQMDMDGLVFFVRSVEDETGLQNLMDKKSDQPSDRHKVVVGLGVRKAKTSFRKRAKTTVFKLSSDTNFREMVQSFTGKHTTEVQEEKVTRGIPRKRAWDANLKEISGNDIHCVRENVADGTSQPDVIQADHPIIRCIPR is encoded by the exons ATGATGGGGACAGATGTGAAAGAATCTCCGTCGGCATGTGTATTTCCATCCAATCCTTTATGTAGGACTTCCCAT GCACCAGAACAAGCAAGGAGCTTTACATCAGGGAATAACAGGAGTCTAGAAGATGATGAATGTTTTCTGGTTCCAAATATTGTTGAAGTAGACGTAGATGAAGATGAACCTAAGGCCAAAAGATG GAACCATACTGAGAATGAAAACAAGGGTGTCATAGGTTCTGCAAGCAAAACCACGCGAGGGAATAGAGCTGCAAATCAAATCAGAAGCAAGGTACTGGATGATGGTTATAGATGGAGGAAATGGGGGCAGAAAATGGTCAAGGGTAATCCCTATCCAAG GTTATACTACCGGTGTCTGTCAACTTGTTGTCTAGCGAAGAAATATGTTGAGCGAGACTCCCAAGATACAAGCTTTTTTGTCACCACCTACCATGGGCTGCATAACCATGATGAGTGGAATTCCAGGGGGTTGTCTAAGTTGCACTCTCAACCTTGTATTGATCATAGGGCCAATAACGTGAAAGATGCTGCTGAGGCAGCTAAGAGTATCTGCCCTACAAAAG AATATGGAGATGTATTTCAAGCTTCAATACAAGATGAAGGAGCACACCCAG GTATTCCTGAAGCTTCAATACAAGATGAATCCCAACGATCAG CAGGAGTTGAGCCACAACCCTCTGCACTGGAAATCATAGTGTCGGAGTCAACAGAGTCAACCCCGCTTCCTCTTACTGGAAGCCCCTTGAGTGGAGACTTTGATCGTGATTTCAAAGAACAGGATCAGTTCAATTTAGATGCCTCCAAGAAAAG CGAAACTCAACAAGTCCAAGTGAGGCCTGGTTCAGCCTTGACTCCTGATGATAGCTTCTGTTGGAGAATATCTGAACAAAAATATGTCATCGGAGAAAAATATCCAAG AAGCTTCTTCCGGTGTACCCACAGACACATCCAAGGTTGTTTAGCGACAAAGACAGTACAAAGATTAGATGATGACCCAACAATCTTTGAGATTACTTACCATAGAAAGCACACTTGTAATCTAGCCTCCAATGTCATGCCTCCCACAGCACCTTCAAGAAATCAAGAACAAGGAACCAGAATAGAGCCACAGCAGCAGTATAACCAGCTACCAGAAGAAAACCAGAAACAACAATCGCAAGATTTACTG GTTTTGCCATCAACACCTGGACAATGTGTAGAGCAGTCTTTGAATCAGAAAAGCAATTCAGGCAATGACCAGCAAACTATCAGTCAGGAAGACAATAATTCCACCATTGTCTGTCAGGCATCCTCACCTAGCCCCTCTGATTCTTCATCAATGAGATCTCAACTTTCTGCAGCAGCACTTTCAACT AGATTTGAAGATCCTTCCAAACAAAATCAAT TATACAAGAAACATTATCCGCCAATGTTGGGAGATGAAGTTTGGCGTCTAGACATGATTGGTAAAAATGGAATTATTCATAAAAGGCTAGCCTCTGAAGGCATTAACACAGTGCAAGACTTCTTGAAAATGTCGGTAGTCAGCCCTGGTGAGCTTAGAAGG ATTTTAGGCCCTAGAATGTCTGACAGAATGTGGGATAATGCAACCAAACACGCCAGAACTTGTGCTATGGGAAACAAATATTATGTTTTTCGAGGCTCAAATTACAGAATCTTGTTAAATCCCATTTGCCAACTAATGGGAGCAGAGGTTAATGGCAGTATATATCCTACTCACAGCCTGAGTAACATTGACACA GTATATCTTGAAAAGTTGGTGAGACAAGCATATGTAAATTGGTCTTCCTTGGAAGAGATAGAAGGAATTTCCAATGAAATTATTGGCCCTCTAACGCAAG ATATCATGGCACAAAGGACGGCGGCAAATGTGATTAATACAATTCCATCTAATTTGCCTGCTATGCCTCCTTCTGGTCCTTGGTTACCTGAGCTTCCAGATCACCCTGTTTTGATGGACAACTCCAAT GTTTTGTCATCTCCAACAACAGGAGAATGTGTGGTGCAGTCTTTGAATCAGAAAAACAATTCAGGCAATGACCAGCAAACTATCAGTCAGGAAGACGATAATTCCATCATAGTCTATCATGCGCCCCCACCTAGCCACTCTAATTCTTCAGCAATGATATTTGAACTTTCTGCGACCACACTTCCAATT GCGCAAGTACAAGCACAGAGTTTTGAAGAACTTGCCGAACGGAATCAAAGCAAGGGGAATTTACAATTTCAAGCATGTTGCTACGAACAGGACTCTGATTTAACTAAGAGTGGAAAAGCAGCTGATGCATCAACTTGGAAGTGTTATGGCACCAAAGGATTGATtggaaatagaagaaaaagtttTTACAGGTGTGCACACCCTGGTTGCCAAGCTAAGAAGTCAGTTGAGAGGTCACTAGATGGGAAGAGCTTCATAGTGCTTTCTAGAGCTTCGCATAACCATCCCAAGTCACTACCTACTAGAACATCACTATCTGCGTTTTCTCACATTCGGGCTTCCAATCATCTTACCCTCAAAATCCCGGATAAGTCCTCTGTCACATATGAAGGTGGACAAATGGATATGGATGGATTGGTGTTTTTTGTGAGATCAGTGGAGGATGAAACAGGACTTCAAAATTTAATGGATAAAAAATCTGATCAGCCTTCTGATAGACATAAAGTAGTCGTTGGTTTAGGTGTTCGTAAGGCCAAAACAAG TTTTAGGAAACGTGCAAAAACAACCGTATTCAAGTTATCAAGCGATACTAATTTCAGGGAGATGGTGCAAAGTTTCACTGGAAAGCATACGACTGAAGTACAGGAAGAAAAAGTAACGAGAGGAATCCCTAGGAAGAGAGCATGGGATGCAAACCTGAAAGAAATCAGTGGCAATGATATCCATTGTGTAAGGGAGAATGTAGCTGATGGGACGAGTCAACCGGATGTCATACAAGCTGATCATCCAATCATACGCTGCATTCCCAGATGA